In Bradysia coprophila strain Holo2 unplaced genomic scaffold, BU_Bcop_v1 contig_313, whole genome shotgun sequence, one genomic interval encodes:
- the LOC119079215 gene encoding glucose dehydrogenase [FAD, quinone]-like isoform X1, with protein sequence MNTCLNHTLNLLSTQSVGVADQLFAALIQTLLTVQCAVSPEGMWPRDYGRIATKRELDVYDFVVIGGGTAGSIVASRLSENPKWNVLLLEAGGDPPFESEIFGFESTLRGTHVDWQFSAKSSKACQAQPDGCFWPSGKMLGGSSSINGMVYVRGNKFNYDYWSELGNTGWDYENVLPYFKKSECNQNASVVAFKGGRYHSNKGPMKIETFGDFLATDRIFIDAAVESGMKPVDDINADETSGYVNLQGTIFHGRRQSSAKAYLIPAKHRSNLHVIKNALVQTILVNKRNLAYGVRFDYNNGTIMEAYARKEVILSAGAIMSPVLLMLSGIGPLDQLNKHKIKPKKYLNGVGKNLYDHLVVRMFFTFDPTETPQSSEFDNLYQFAIHNSGPLVSMRQVSGYLNSKNDSTRPADIQFYHAYFGRNSSAFASYMKRERFNDDTLQQLLSLNTDRDVAVVFSLDLQPKSNGYIELNGTDVRNKPIITPKYFDRREDMETMLREVKRQIAFTDSESYRAHGGQFAWLPLKACQQFEMKSDAYLECYIQQLTDTAYHYVGTCKMGIGTDSEAVVDSNLRVYGVDALRIVDGSIMPYITSGNTNAPITMIAEKASDYIKSQYRASIASRNRIVFRYS encoded by the exons ATGAATACGTGTCTGAATCACACTCTCAACTTGTTATCTACACAAAGTGTTGGAGTAGCCGATCAGCTGTTTGCAGCCTTGATACAAACATTATTAACAGTCCAATGTGCCGTCTCGCCAGAAGGAATGTGGCCCCGAGATTATGGACGAATTGCAACGAAACGGG AACTTGATGTGTACGACTTCGTTGTGATTGGTGGTGGAACAGCTGGATCGATAGTAGCGAGTCGACTGAGCGAAAACCCCAAATGGAATGTATTGTTGCTTGAGGCCGGTGGAGATCCTCCATTTGAATCCGAA ATTTTCGGCTTTGAATCCACACTTCGAGGCACGCATGTGGACTGGCAGTTTAGCGCAAAGTCATCGAAAGCATGTCAAGCACAACCGGATGGCTGCTTTTGGCCGAGTGGTAAAATGTTAGGTGGTTCGTCAAGCATAAACGGTATGGTTTATGTGCGTGGCAATAAGTTCAATTACGATTATTGGTCCGAGCTGGGCAACACTGGCTGGGACTATGAAAACGTGTTGCCCTATTTTAAGAAAAGTGAGTGCAATCAGAATGCTTCCGTGGTTGCATTCAAGGGCGGGCGTTACCATAGCAATAAGGGACCGATGAAGATCGAAACGTTTGGAGATTTCCTGGCTACAGACCGAATATTCATCGATGCAGCTGTGGAAAGTGGCATGAAACCTGTCGATGATATAAATGCCGATGAAACAAGCGGATATGTGAATCTTCAAGGAACGATTTTCCATGGTCGCCGACAGAGTAGCGCTAAGGCATATTTGATTCCAGCCAAACATCGATCCAATTTGCATGTCATTAAAAATGCGCTCGTCCAAACCATTCTGGTCAACAAGCGCAACCTAGCCTATGGTGTACGGTTTGATTACAATAACGGTACAATCATGGAGGCGTATGCCCGTAAAGAAGTGATTTTATCAGCTGGTGCCATTATGAGTCCAGTACTGTTGATGCTATCAGGCATCGGACCGCTTGATCAATTgaacaaacacaaaatcaaaCCGAAAAAGTACTTGAACGGCGTCGGCAAGAATCTGTACGAtcatctcgttgttcgaatGTTCTTCACCTTCGATCCAACCGAAACGCCACAATCTTCCGAATTCGATAATTTGTATCAATTTGCCATTCACAACAGCGGACCGTTGGTGTCAATGCGACAGGTGAGCGGGTACCTAAATTCAAAGAACGATTCGACGCGTCCAGCCGATATTCAATTCTACCACGCCTATTTCGGACGGAACAGTTCCGCATTCGCTTCCTACATGAAACGGGAACGCTTCAATGACGACACATTGCAGCAACTGCTGTCGTTGAATACGGATCGGGATGTTGCTGTGGTCTTTTCCCTTGACCTGCAACCGAAATCGAATGGATATATCGAATTGAACGGAACAGATGTCCGCAATAAGCCAATTATCACTCCGAAGTACTTCGATCGGAGGGAGGACATGGAAACTATGCTGCGCGAAGTGAAGCGGCAGATAGCATTCACCGATTCCGAGTCGTACAGAGCGCATGGCGGTCAATTTGCCTGGTTGCCATTGAAAGCTTGCCAACAGTTCGAAATGAAGTCAGACGCGTATTTGGAGTGCTACATTCAACAATTGACCGACACCGCTTACCATTATGTGGGCACTTGTAAAATGGGTATCGGTACGGATTCAGAAGCTGTTGTTGATTCGAACCTACGAGTATATGGTGTCGATGCACTACGAATCGTCGATGGCAGCAT aatgcCGTACATAACATCGGGAAACACAAATGCTCCAATCACTATGATTGCAGAGAAGGCTTCCGATTATATTAAAAGTCAATATCGTGCCAGCATCGCAAGTCGCAATCGAATCGTTTTTCGATACAGCTGA
- the LOC119079215 gene encoding glucose dehydrogenase [FAD, quinone]-like isoform X2, protein MNTCLNHTLNLLSTQSVGVADQLFAALIQTLLTVQCAVSPEGMWPRDYGRIATKRELDVYDFVVIGGGTAGSIVASRLSENPKWNVLLLEAGGDPPFESEIFGFESTLRGTHVDWQFSAKSSKACQAQPDGCFWPSGKMLGGSSSINGMVYVRGNKFNYDYWSELGNTGWDYENVLPYFKKSECNQNASVVAFKGGRYHSNKGPMKIETFGDFLATDRIFIDAAVESGMKPVDDINADETSGYVNLQGTIFHGRRQSSAKAYLIPAKHRSNLHVIKNALVQTILVNKRNLAYGVRFDYNNGTIMEAYARKEVILSAGAIMSPVLLMLSGIGPLDQLNKHKIKPKKYLNGVGKNLYDHLVVRMFFTFDPTETPQSSEFDNLYQFAIHNSGPLVSMRQVSGYLNSKNDSTRPADIQFYHAYFGRNSSAFASYMKRERFNDDTLQQLLSLNTDRDVAVVFSLDLQPKSNGYIELNGTDVRNKPIITPKYFDRREDMETMLREVKRQIAFTDSESYRAHGGQFAWLPLKACQQFEMKSDAYLECYIQQLTDTAYHYVGTCKMGIGTDSEAVVDSNLRVYGVDALRIVDGSM, encoded by the exons ATGAATACGTGTCTGAATCACACTCTCAACTTGTTATCTACACAAAGTGTTGGAGTAGCCGATCAGCTGTTTGCAGCCTTGATACAAACATTATTAACAGTCCAATGTGCCGTCTCGCCAGAAGGAATGTGGCCCCGAGATTATGGACGAATTGCAACGAAACGGG AACTTGATGTGTACGACTTCGTTGTGATTGGTGGTGGAACAGCTGGATCGATAGTAGCGAGTCGACTGAGCGAAAACCCCAAATGGAATGTATTGTTGCTTGAGGCCGGTGGAGATCCTCCATTTGAATCCGAA ATTTTCGGCTTTGAATCCACACTTCGAGGCACGCATGTGGACTGGCAGTTTAGCGCAAAGTCATCGAAAGCATGTCAAGCACAACCGGATGGCTGCTTTTGGCCGAGTGGTAAAATGTTAGGTGGTTCGTCAAGCATAAACGGTATGGTTTATGTGCGTGGCAATAAGTTCAATTACGATTATTGGTCCGAGCTGGGCAACACTGGCTGGGACTATGAAAACGTGTTGCCCTATTTTAAGAAAAGTGAGTGCAATCAGAATGCTTCCGTGGTTGCATTCAAGGGCGGGCGTTACCATAGCAATAAGGGACCGATGAAGATCGAAACGTTTGGAGATTTCCTGGCTACAGACCGAATATTCATCGATGCAGCTGTGGAAAGTGGCATGAAACCTGTCGATGATATAAATGCCGATGAAACAAGCGGATATGTGAATCTTCAAGGAACGATTTTCCATGGTCGCCGACAGAGTAGCGCTAAGGCATATTTGATTCCAGCCAAACATCGATCCAATTTGCATGTCATTAAAAATGCGCTCGTCCAAACCATTCTGGTCAACAAGCGCAACCTAGCCTATGGTGTACGGTTTGATTACAATAACGGTACAATCATGGAGGCGTATGCCCGTAAAGAAGTGATTTTATCAGCTGGTGCCATTATGAGTCCAGTACTGTTGATGCTATCAGGCATCGGACCGCTTGATCAATTgaacaaacacaaaatcaaaCCGAAAAAGTACTTGAACGGCGTCGGCAAGAATCTGTACGAtcatctcgttgttcgaatGTTCTTCACCTTCGATCCAACCGAAACGCCACAATCTTCCGAATTCGATAATTTGTATCAATTTGCCATTCACAACAGCGGACCGTTGGTGTCAATGCGACAGGTGAGCGGGTACCTAAATTCAAAGAACGATTCGACGCGTCCAGCCGATATTCAATTCTACCACGCCTATTTCGGACGGAACAGTTCCGCATTCGCTTCCTACATGAAACGGGAACGCTTCAATGACGACACATTGCAGCAACTGCTGTCGTTGAATACGGATCGGGATGTTGCTGTGGTCTTTTCCCTTGACCTGCAACCGAAATCGAATGGATATATCGAATTGAACGGAACAGATGTCCGCAATAAGCCAATTATCACTCCGAAGTACTTCGATCGGAGGGAGGACATGGAAACTATGCTGCGCGAAGTGAAGCGGCAGATAGCATTCACCGATTCCGAGTCGTACAGAGCGCATGGCGGTCAATTTGCCTGGTTGCCATTGAAAGCTTGCCAACAGTTCGAAATGAAGTCAGACGCGTATTTGGAGTGCTACATTCAACAATTGACCGACACCGCTTACCATTATGTGGGCACTTGTAAAATGGGTATCGGTACGGATTCAGAAGCTGTTGTTGATTCGAACCTACGAGTATATGGTGTCGATGCACTACGAATCGTCGATGGCAGCATGTAG
- the LOC119079232 gene encoding glycine and tyrosine-rich protein-like: MRLQSLVMILFKVLLLAQLITSTPLGGLPVLGGGGKGGGEGNGNGGGKGGGGLPIIGDLPIPGGLPIPGGLPIPGGLPIPGGEKGKKGGGLPIPGGLPIPGGLPIPGGLPIPGGLPIPGGEEGKGGGGLPIPGGLPIPGLGGGKGN; this comes from the exons ATGCGGCTCCAGTCTCTagtaatgattttgtttaaagttttGCTTTTGGCTCAA CTAATCACCTCTACACCTCTCGGAGGACTCCCAGTATTAGGAGGAGGAGGGAAAGGAGGTGGTGAAGGAAATGGTAATGGAGGGGGAAAAGGAGGTGGAGGACTTCCAATTATCGGAGATCTTCCAATTCCTGGAGGACTTCCGATTCCCGGAGGTCTTCCAATTCCAGGAGGTCTTCCAATTCCAGGAGGTGAAAAAGGAAAGAAAGGTGGTGGACTTCCAATTCCAGGAGGACTTCCAATTCCCGGAGGTCTTCCAATTCCAGGAGGACTTCCAATTCCAGGAGGACTTCCGATTCCAGGAGGTGAAGAAGGAAAAGGAGGTGGTGGACTTCCAATTCCAGGAGGACTTCCGATTCCCGGACTTGGAGGtggaaaaggaaattga
- the LOC119079249 gene encoding O-antigen biosynthesis glycosyltransferase WbnK-like, which produces MSVKILRLHQRYFAAVLITTTIILVYAYLPPDPEPPDLSRGILAPKSKPVIVQPGGGIGNQLFQFAAAYSLAKRRNSDLYICVPSNWESSMDSEFLLKFYATDRSYLLSAFNILYQQTVIGTETGCKEMADLAGVNATEKWYVNERTILDIGNIPKDQVVHVDGCLESEIFFKPFESEVIRQFSLKNHVREMVDQSIKDFASIILSTDSVAIHIRRGDFIWENRLIPISYYEAAIKRMKIEMAKIGATTDITFFVFSDDIDAVKTDFRNMTENFVFVSNKGLSRVADFVLMTMCKHLIVANSTFSWWAAYLNGNEKKIIIAPLPKFPKDFYESQCFDEFYMQIYGGNLTYPDKWITVDPFNN; this is translated from the coding sequence ATGAGCGTTAAGATATTAAGATTACATCAGCGATACTTTGCTGCCGTGCTCATTACAACGACCATTATCCTCGTCTATGCATACCTACCCCCCGATCCAGAGCCCCCAGATCTATCACGAGGTATTCTGGCACCGAAATCAAAGCCCGTTATTGTCCAGCCGGGCGGCGGTATAGGTAATCAGCTATTCCAATTTGCGGCCGCTTATTCTTTGGCAAAACGGAGAAATTCCGATCTGTACATTTGCGTGCCTAGCAACTGGGAAAGTTCCATGGACAGTgagtttttgttgaaattctaCGCGACGGATCGATCATATCTGTTGTCGGCATTTAACATATTGTATCAACAAACTGTCATCGGGACTGAAACTGGTTGCAAAGAAATGGCTGATCTCGCTGGTGTGAATGCGACGGAAAAGTGGTACGTGAATGAAAGAACGATTTTGGATATTGGCAATATACCCAAGGATCAAGTGGTGCATGTGGATGGTTGTCTCGAgtcggaaatatttttcaaaccGTTTGAAAGCGAAGTCATTCGTCagttttcgttgaaaaatcACGTCAGGGAAATGGTGGACCAATCGATTAAGGATTTCGCTTCGATCATATTGTCCACGGACAGTGTAGCCATTCACATAAGACGAGGCGATTTTATTTGGGAGAATCGATTAATTCCGATATCGTATTACGAGGCAGCCATTAAGaggatgaaaattgaaatggcCAAAATTGGTGCAACGACGGACATAACATTCTTTGTATTTTCCGATGATATTGACGCAGTGAAAACGGATTTTCGAAATATGACCGAAAATTTTGTCTTCGTTTCGAATAAGGGCTTGTCGCGAGTGGCTGACTTTGTGTTGATGACAATGTGCAAGCACTTGATTGTTGCTAACAGTACGTTTAGTTGGTGGGCGGCCTACCTAAACGGCAAtgagaagaaaattattattgcgCCGTTGCCCAAGTTTCCGAAAGATTTTTATGAAAGTCAATgttttgacgaattttataTGCAAATTTATGGTGGAAATTTAACGTATCCAGACAAATGGATTACTGTTGATCCGTTTAATAATTAG